One genomic window of Maribacter aquivivus includes the following:
- a CDS encoding sensor histidine kinase: protein MIKGDFEINCELKSAFFKNAYSPFVILDRDMNFVDVNQASVDTIGIEKENFIGKNILDIFPYLEGTERYDAYKNVIDTGVPIGFDELLFKGEFTEVTFMSRAFKIGDYLGITTLDVTNVIDTVQKLKSTKTSLIEVNENLKKKNQELEDFSYVAAHDLRAPLTNLKSLLRMALESNISSNEVMPIVEKMNVVTKVMCDKITALNMVIAIKSNFGAPKIELGFSEVVSKLKASYSKEIIEGRTIIKEDYSGCSSINYNKVQLESVLQALMSNALKYRHPKRKLSIKIETKQVDGKVQLSFKDNGLGFDQEFSDKIFVLFKRLHTHVDGLGVALYIMKTIISENGGSIDVKSQVNKGTEFTVIF, encoded by the coding sequence ATGATAAAAGGTGATTTTGAAATTAATTGTGAATTGAAAAGTGCTTTTTTCAAAAATGCATATTCGCCATTTGTGATTCTAGACAGAGATATGAATTTTGTTGATGTAAATCAGGCTAGTGTTGATACTATTGGAATTGAAAAAGAAAATTTTATAGGTAAAAACATTCTAGATATATTCCCTTATTTAGAGGGAACAGAGCGGTATGATGCCTATAAGAATGTTATAGATACAGGCGTGCCAATAGGTTTTGATGAGTTATTGTTTAAAGGTGAATTTACTGAGGTTACTTTTATGTCTAGGGCATTTAAAATTGGAGATTACTTAGGTATCACAACCCTAGACGTTACTAATGTTATTGATACCGTTCAAAAATTAAAAAGTACTAAGACTTCATTAATAGAAGTCAATGAAAATTTGAAAAAGAAAAATCAAGAGTTAGAAGATTTTTCTTATGTAGCTGCACATGATCTAAGAGCTCCGCTTACCAATTTAAAGAGCCTATTGCGAATGGCTTTAGAATCTAATATTAGCTCTAATGAAGTTATGCCTATCGTTGAAAAAATGAATGTGGTCACCAAAGTAATGTGCGATAAAATTACCGCTTTAAATATGGTGATTGCCATTAAATCTAATTTTGGTGCGCCTAAAATAGAATTAGGTTTTTCTGAAGTTGTAAGTAAATTAAAAGCTAGTTATTCTAAAGAAATAATAGAAGGTAGAACAATAATAAAAGAAGACTACTCTGGCTGTTCTTCAATTAATTATAATAAAGTACAATTAGAGAGTGTACTTCAAGCCCTTATGTCAAATGCTCTTAAGTATAGGCATCCTAAAAGAAAATTAAGCATCAAAATTGAAACAAAACAAGTCGATGGTAAAGTTCAATTGTCGTTCAAAGATAATGGACTAGGCTTTGATCAAGAGTTTTCAGATAAAATTTTCGTCTTATTTAAACGTCTACATACGCATGTAGATGGTTTGGGTGTTGCTTTGTATATAATGAAAACTATCATTAGCGAAAACGGAGGTTCCATTGATGTAAAAAGTCAAGTAAATAAGGGCACAGAGTTTACAGTAATTTTTTAA
- a CDS encoding response regulator has protein sequence MIRILVIEDDDVTNFITKTNLEKFGYKNITIALNGQLGLDYLKTNACPDIILLDINMPVLDGWDFLDKVNELNLCSDIPVIITTSSFRNDDKLKADGYQNIVEYLEKPINFQHLNTVISQLKSKKIEL, from the coding sequence ATGATACGAATATTAGTAATTGAAGACGATGATGTAACGAATTTTATAACTAAAACAAATCTTGAAAAATTTGGATATAAAAATATTACTATAGCTTTAAACGGTCAACTAGGACTTGATTATTTAAAAACAAATGCCTGTCCTGATATAATTTTACTGGACATTAATATGCCTGTTTTAGACGGATGGGATTTTCTTGATAAGGTAAACGAATTGAACCTATGCTCAGATATACCAGTTATAATAACAACATCTTCATTTAGAAATGATGATAAATTAAAGGCAGATGGTTATCAAAATATTGTAGAGTATTTAGAAAAACCTATTAATTTTCAGCATTTAAACACTGTAATATCCCAATTGAAATCGAAGAAAATTGAGCTGTAA
- a CDS encoding family 20 glycosylhydrolase, with amino-acid sequence MKTFCIRSLFFASLTLLLIACGEEKKERITMPTTDLSKASLIPKPLKTIPTNSAFALDQFTAIYTSKDATGFEEVGTFLADKIKDKINLNIPVNTEGANTVERVIYINQSDSTDLAAPEAYQLYINQDSIIINANTAEGAFRGIQTLRQLVPLESNDTLALQKIWPVPSGKITDNPNFAYRGSMLDVARHFFSVEDVKKYIDLLSYYKINVLHLHLSDDQGWRIEIKSWPKLTEVGGSTEVGGESGGFYTQEDYKEIVRYAAERYMTIIPEIDMPGHTNAASVSYPFLNGNGKTPKLYEGMRVGFSTFDTHKDTVYAFIDDVVREISAITPGPYFHVGGDESHVTKKKDYIYFINKVEKIVQKHGKRMIGWDEVAIANVDSTSISQWWASEENAKKAVDKGMQIIVSPAKKAYLDMEYDTLSKFGLHWAAYIPVNTAYIWTPEEYGIPMENILGVEAPLWSETISNIDELEYLAFPRIIGYSELSWSTKENRDWENYKVRLADQAPFLDRMDVKYYPSKLIDWKKSDYTYETIKKD; translated from the coding sequence ATGAAGACCTTTTGTATTCGAAGTCTATTTTTTGCAAGCCTAACACTCTTATTAATCGCTTGTGGCGAAGAGAAAAAAGAGCGTATTACAATGCCAACTACAGATTTATCTAAAGCTAGCTTAATACCTAAGCCTTTAAAGACCATACCTACAAACTCTGCTTTTGCATTAGATCAGTTTACAGCAATTTACACCTCTAAAGATGCTACAGGTTTTGAAGAAGTTGGTACTTTTTTAGCAGACAAAATAAAAGATAAAATTAACCTGAACATACCAGTTAATACAGAAGGTGCTAATACTGTAGAGAGAGTAATTTATATTAATCAGAGCGATAGTACAGATTTAGCAGCGCCAGAAGCTTATCAGTTATATATAAATCAAGATTCTATCATCATAAACGCTAACACAGCAGAAGGTGCTTTTAGAGGCATACAAACCTTAAGACAGTTAGTACCTTTAGAAAGCAATGATACTTTAGCGTTGCAGAAAATATGGCCAGTACCATCGGGTAAGATTACTGACAACCCTAATTTTGCATATAGAGGTTCTATGTTAGATGTTGCAAGACACTTTTTTAGTGTAGAAGATGTTAAAAAATATATTGACCTTTTATCCTACTACAAAATAAATGTTCTTCACTTACACCTTAGTGACGACCAAGGCTGGAGAATTGAAATAAAATCGTGGCCCAAACTTACAGAGGTTGGCGGTAGTACAGAAGTAGGTGGTGAATCTGGCGGATTCTATACACAAGAAGATTACAAAGAAATTGTACGCTACGCTGCCGAAAGATACATGACCATTATACCTGAAATTGATATGCCTGGTCATACCAATGCAGCATCTGTATCTTATCCTTTTTTGAATGGAAATGGAAAAACGCCTAAACTATATGAAGGTATGCGCGTTGGTTTTAGCACTTTTGACACTCATAAAGATACTGTGTATGCTTTTATAGACGATGTGGTTAGAGAAATCTCTGCTATCACTCCAGGTCCATATTTTCATGTAGGTGGAGATGAGAGTCATGTAACAAAAAAGAAAGATTACATCTACTTCATTAATAAGGTTGAGAAAATAGTACAGAAACACGGTAAGCGTATGATCGGCTGGGATGAAGTTGCCATTGCAAATGTAGATTCCACTTCAATTTCTCAATGGTGGGCAAGCGAAGAGAATGCTAAAAAAGCAGTAGATAAGGGAATGCAAATAATTGTTTCTCCTGCTAAGAAGGCATATTTAGATATGGAATATGACACCCTATCTAAATTTGGCTTACACTGGGCTGCTTATATACCTGTAAATACCGCATACATTTGGACCCCCGAAGAATATGGCATACCAATGGAAAACATTTTAGGTGTTGAAGCGCCACTTTGGTCAGAAACCATAAGCAATATTGATGAGCTTGAATACTTAGCCTTCCCAAGAATTATTGGTTATTCTGAATTAAGCTGGAGCACTAAAGAAAATAGAGATTGGGAAAACTACAAAGTACGATTAGCAGACCAAGCACCATTTCTTGACAGAATGGATGTGAAGTACTACCCTTCTAAATTAATAGATTGGAAGAAAAGCGACTACACTTACGAAACCATAAAAAAGGACTAA
- a CDS encoding SGNH/GDSL hydrolase family protein has translation MKNLNSIAILTFCTFLLSTASFAQTENVFTREVKDITVKYDSIWDSSKETIVFTGSSSVRLWRKLEQEFPNHQIVNSGFGGSQASDLLLFMDELILSYNPKKVFIYEGDNDLWADKSPADVLDTTAEIIRRIKSKNPATEVILIAAKPSISRWKIRGKYKRLNKKMERFTKNDPQLYYVDVWKPMLNKRKLKTDIFIEDGLHMNQKGYDIWYEAMKDLVNQP, from the coding sequence ATGAAAAACTTAAACTCTATCGCAATTCTTACATTTTGCACCTTTTTATTATCAACTGCGAGTTTCGCTCAAACAGAAAATGTATTTACAAGGGAAGTAAAAGATATCACCGTTAAATACGACAGCATTTGGGACTCAAGCAAGGAGACCATTGTTTTCACTGGCAGTTCTAGTGTACGATTGTGGAGAAAGTTAGAACAAGAATTTCCAAACCATCAAATTGTAAATAGTGGTTTTGGGGGCTCACAAGCATCAGACTTGTTGTTATTTATGGACGAATTGATTTTATCCTATAATCCTAAAAAAGTATTTATTTACGAAGGTGATAATGACTTATGGGCAGATAAAAGTCCTGCTGATGTTCTTGATACGACTGCAGAGATCATCCGTCGAATAAAATCTAAAAATCCTGCCACTGAGGTTATCTTAATTGCGGCAAAACCAAGTATTAGCAGATGGAAGATTCGAGGAAAGTATAAGCGGTTGAATAAAAAAATGGAACGTTTTACTAAAAACGACCCACAATTGTATTACGTAGATGTTTGGAAACCTATGTTGAACAAACGAAAGCTAAAAACCGATATATTTATTGAAGATGGCCTACACATGAACCAAAAAGGTTACGATATTTGGTATGAAGCCATGAAAGATTTAGTAAACCAACCCTAA
- a CDS encoding alpha/beta hydrolase, giving the protein MKHLFLLTCIFTTMNILAQKEVDLPFESDPNVNWATAEKEYYSDIWETNVITNVAIPRLEVFEADQPNGTSVIVAPGGGLYGLSIDSEGRDVAKWLNKKGITAFVLKYRLVPTGIDGIQEISNESVNNPAKIGERVTPVLPLSIADGLAAISYVRKNAAEMKLDPNKIGFMGFSAGGAVTMGVTFNYTAANKPNFIVPVYPWMTVISDYTVPEDAPPMLVICASDDPLGLAKPSTDLYSAWLKNGKITGMHMYSKGGHGFGMKTQNLASDDWISQFYQWALTEDFTVAANK; this is encoded by the coding sequence ATGAAGCATCTTTTTCTACTTACTTGTATTTTTACCACTATGAATATACTTGCCCAAAAAGAAGTAGACTTACCGTTTGAATCTGACCCAAATGTAAATTGGGCGACAGCTGAAAAAGAATACTACTCAGATATTTGGGAAACAAATGTAATAACCAACGTAGCTATACCTAGGTTAGAAGTTTTTGAAGCAGACCAACCAAATGGTACTAGTGTAATAGTTGCCCCTGGCGGCGGACTTTACGGATTAAGCATCGATAGTGAAGGTCGAGATGTTGCAAAATGGTTGAATAAAAAAGGAATTACCGCATTTGTTTTAAAATATAGATTGGTACCCACTGGCATTGACGGTATACAAGAAATATCTAACGAAAGCGTCAATAACCCAGCGAAAATCGGAGAAAGGGTTACTCCCGTTTTACCACTTTCTATTGCAGATGGTCTTGCAGCTATATCATATGTTAGAAAAAATGCAGCTGAAATGAAATTAGACCCTAACAAAATTGGATTTATGGGCTTTTCTGCGGGTGGCGCAGTAACCATGGGCGTAACGTTTAACTATACAGCAGCAAACAAACCAAATTTCATAGTACCTGTTTACCCTTGGATGACCGTGATAAGTGATTATACCGTTCCAGAAGATGCACCGCCAATGTTAGTTATATGTGCTTCGGATGACCCATTAGGTTTAGCAAAACCAAGTACAGATTTATATTCGGCTTGGTTGAAAAATGGAAAGATAACCGGGATGCATATGTACTCTAAAGGCGGACACGGTTTTGGCATGAAAACTCAAAATTTAGCTTCAGATGATTGGATATCTCAATTTTACCAATGGGCATTAACAGAAGATTTTACAGTAGCGGCGAATAAATAA
- a CDS encoding MIP/aquaporin family protein translates to MLNDLKSNQTMITYIFEFIGTAMLILIGNGIVANIVLKGTKGADAGWTGISLAWGIAVFIGVFISADASGAHLNPAVTIALAVAGKFSWATVPGYIVAQILGAMMGNLLVWLNYKKQYEATEDTDAILATFSTSPAIKSPFWNLMTEIIGAFALVFGVFYIASGTMGDSSISLGSLDALPVALLVMGIGFGLGGPTGYAINPARDFGPRLLHSILPIKNKGNSNWGYAWVPIVGPIIGGVLAALVFMLIETL, encoded by the coding sequence ATCTTAAACGACTTAAAATCCAACCAAACTATGATTACGTATATTTTTGAATTTATTGGCACTGCAATGTTAATTCTTATAGGAAATGGAATTGTTGCCAACATTGTATTAAAAGGAACAAAAGGAGCCGATGCCGGTTGGACGGGAATTTCTCTTGCATGGGGTATTGCCGTATTTATCGGAGTATTTATTTCTGCCGATGCCAGTGGTGCTCACCTAAATCCTGCAGTAACTATTGCTTTAGCTGTTGCTGGAAAATTTTCTTGGGCAACAGTACCTGGGTATATAGTAGCACAAATTTTAGGCGCTATGATGGGCAACCTATTAGTATGGCTCAATTATAAAAAACAATACGAAGCCACCGAAGATACTGATGCAATTTTAGCCACCTTCTCCACTTCACCAGCTATTAAAAGTCCATTTTGGAATCTAATGACTGAAATTATTGGAGCCTTCGCCCTTGTATTCGGCGTATTTTATATAGCAAGCGGCACTATGGGTGACAGTTCAATTTCACTAGGATCATTAGACGCGCTACCCGTTGCATTATTGGTAATGGGTATTGGCTTTGGATTAGGTGGACCAACGGGTTATGCCATTAACCCTGCACGTGATTTCGGTCCGCGTTTACTTCATTCTATTCTTCCTATCAAAAATAAAGGAAATAGTAATTGGGGTTACGCATGGGTACCAATTGTGGGACCAATAATTGGCGGAGTTTTAGCTGCCTTAGTGTTTATGCTCATTGAAACCCTTTAA
- a CDS encoding SMP-30/gluconolactonase/LRE family protein: MKFYNRLIFTSLLLTAIVSCKSQQKALITDGSKLVQVANNFSFTEGPASDKNGNVYFTDQPNNKILKWNQADNSINTFMESSGRANGLYFDNNENLLAAADDKNELWRIHKSGEIDTLIADFEGRKLNGPNDLWVDLKGGIYFTDPYYQREYWTRTEADIKEKNVYYISPDLKNISIVAKGLTQPNGIIGTPDGKILYVADIGDKKTYSYSIQKDGTLSDRKLFTDIGSDGMTIDNLGNIYLTGEGVTIFNSKGERLKNIPINENWTANVTFGGKNQDVLFITAMGSVYTLQMNVHGVRY, translated from the coding sequence ATGAAATTTTATAACCGATTAATTTTCACTTCTCTACTATTGACAGCCATAGTTTCTTGTAAATCTCAACAGAAGGCACTGATTACCGATGGCTCTAAACTTGTACAGGTTGCTAATAATTTCAGCTTCACGGAAGGGCCGGCATCAGACAAAAATGGTAATGTTTATTTTACCGATCAGCCGAATAATAAGATTCTAAAATGGAACCAAGCCGACAATTCTATAAACACTTTTATGGAATCATCAGGTAGGGCAAATGGATTGTATTTTGACAATAATGAAAATTTATTGGCAGCTGCCGATGATAAAAATGAATTATGGAGAATTCATAAATCAGGTGAAATTGATACCTTGATTGCTGATTTTGAAGGCAGAAAATTGAATGGCCCTAATGACCTTTGGGTTGATTTAAAAGGAGGAATCTATTTTACAGATCCTTACTACCAAAGAGAATATTGGACAAGGACCGAAGCTGACATTAAAGAAAAAAATGTCTATTATATTTCACCAGATTTAAAAAACATCTCAATAGTAGCGAAAGGGCTAACACAACCTAACGGAATAATTGGCACTCCAGACGGAAAAATTCTTTACGTTGCAGATATAGGTGACAAAAAAACATACTCCTACTCCATTCAAAAAGATGGCACTTTAAGTGACCGTAAACTTTTTACAGACATAGGTTCAGATGGTATGACAATTGACAACCTAGGTAATATTTATTTAACAGGTGAAGGTGTTACCATTTTCAATTCAAAAGGTGAACGGTTAAAGAATATACCTATCAATGAAAACTGGACAGCCAACGTAACGTTTGGTGGTAAAAATCAAGATGTATTATTCATTACCGCAATGGGCTCGGTGTATACTTTGCAAATGAATGTACATGGTGTTAGATATTAG
- a CDS encoding sugar phosphate isomerase/epimerase family protein, giving the protein MNTRRKFIKNASLLSAATLLLPQITMATTRNSSYGVQLYSFRDDMLADPIKTLEKIASLGFKEIESAGSSKGYYYGLTPAQMGETCKALGMSLTSGHVHLDDKFEQTMADAVASDQEYLICSSMPSDGQTVDNYKKVAEQFNIAGDACRKHGLKFGYHNHEYEFESENGEVLYDVLMDNTQKELVHMELDLGWVVIAGKDPLHYFKKYPGRFPLWHLKDMDMHEKVSTEFGKGILDVPLMLEMKEQSGVQYIYIEQEEYASSPFDSMMHNMNYLKNL; this is encoded by the coding sequence ATGAACACAAGACGAAAATTCATAAAAAATGCTAGTCTATTAAGTGCAGCCACACTATTATTACCGCAAATAACAATGGCGACTACTAGAAATTCAAGTTATGGCGTTCAGTTATATTCTTTTAGAGATGACATGCTTGCCGATCCAATTAAAACTTTAGAGAAAATTGCAAGCCTAGGTTTTAAAGAAATTGAAAGTGCCGGATCGTCTAAAGGGTATTACTATGGGTTGACTCCCGCTCAAATGGGTGAAACCTGTAAAGCACTAGGAATGTCACTCACCAGTGGTCATGTACATTTAGATGATAAATTTGAGCAAACCATGGCAGATGCCGTTGCTTCTGATCAAGAATATTTAATATGTTCTTCAATGCCATCTGACGGGCAAACGGTAGATAATTACAAAAAAGTAGCAGAGCAGTTTAATATAGCTGGCGATGCTTGTAGAAAGCATGGTTTAAAATTTGGTTACCACAACCATGAGTATGAATTTGAGTCTGAAAACGGAGAAGTACTTTATGATGTGCTTATGGATAATACCCAAAAAGAGTTAGTGCATATGGAACTGGACTTGGGCTGGGTAGTAATTGCTGGAAAGGACCCGTTGCATTACTTTAAAAAATACCCAGGCAGATTCCCGCTTTGGCATTTAAAAGATATGGATATGCATGAAAAAGTAAGTACAGAATTCGGTAAGGGTATACTTGATGTTCCATTAATGCTTGAAATGAAAGAACAATCTGGTGTTCAATATATTTATATAGAACAAGAAGAATATGCAAGTTCACCTTTTGATAGCATGATGCATAACATGAACTACTTAAAGAACTTATAG
- the mazG gene encoding nucleoside triphosphate pyrophosphohydrolase: protein MNSRKEQLEALDRLLTIMDELREQCPWDKKQTMQSLRHLTIEETYELGDAILDNDLNEVKMELGDVLLHIIFYSKIGSETNDFDIADVANAICDKLVNRHPHIYGDVKVIDAEDVKRNWEQIKLKEGKKSVLEGVPKSLPALVKANRIQDKVSGVGFDWEEPQQVFEKVQEELGELQVEVKAGDIEKIEAEFGDVLFSMINYARFLGVNPENALERTNKKFIKRFQYLEAKAKEIGKEMNDMSLEEMDVYWNEAKTKE from the coding sequence ATGAATAGTAGGAAAGAACAATTGGAGGCATTAGATAGGCTATTAACCATCATGGACGAGTTGCGTGAGCAATGCCCGTGGGATAAAAAGCAGACCATGCAATCGTTACGACACCTTACCATTGAGGAAACGTATGAGTTAGGCGATGCTATTTTAGATAATGACCTTAATGAAGTTAAGATGGAATTGGGTGATGTGCTTCTGCATATTATTTTCTATTCTAAAATAGGATCAGAAACTAATGATTTTGATATTGCAGATGTAGCAAATGCTATTTGTGACAAGCTAGTAAATAGGCACCCGCATATTTATGGTGATGTTAAAGTAATTGATGCCGAAGATGTAAAAAGAAATTGGGAACAGATAAAGTTAAAAGAAGGTAAGAAGAGTGTTCTTGAGGGCGTTCCAAAAAGTTTACCTGCATTGGTGAAAGCTAATCGTATTCAAGATAAAGTTTCTGGTGTTGGTTTTGATTGGGAAGAACCACAACAAGTTTTTGAAAAGGTACAAGAAGAGCTTGGTGAACTTCAAGTAGAAGTAAAGGCTGGAGATATAGAGAAAATTGAGGCTGAATTTGGAGATGTACTTTTTTCTATGATTAATTATGCTAGATTTTTAGGTGTAAACCCTGAAAATGCACTAGAGCGAACCAATAAAAAATTTATAAAACGTTTTCAATACCTTGAAGCAAAGGCAAAAGAAATTGGTAAAGAAATGAATGATATGTCTTTAGAAGAAATGGATGTATATTGGAATGAAGCAAAAACTAAAGAGTAA
- a CDS encoding response regulator has protein sequence MNQEPLVWVIDDDDISKYVMKRYLNQLSITRIVDFPDSVQPLKLIQDKYASLDELPDIIFLDLHMPILNGFDFVKDFQTVATKIDKKIKIIMLTSSINGEDVDHAKTYPEITDYFIKPIKHRDLARIMNVELKK, from the coding sequence ATGAACCAAGAACCATTGGTTTGGGTTATCGACGATGACGATATCTCCAAATATGTAATGAAACGATATCTTAATCAATTGTCAATTACTAGAATTGTAGATTTTCCAGATTCAGTACAACCATTAAAACTGATTCAAGATAAGTATGCATCTTTAGACGAACTACCAGATATCATTTTCCTTGATTTACATATGCCAATTTTAAATGGCTTTGATTTTGTTAAGGATTTTCAAACGGTAGCAACAAAAATTGATAAGAAAATTAAGATTATCATGTTAACATCTTCAATAAATGGTGAAGATGTTGATCATGCCAAAACCTATCCAGAAATAACAGATTATTTTATAAAACCAATTAAGCATAGAGATTTGGCGAGAATTATGAATGTTGAATTAAAGAAATAG
- a CDS encoding MATE family efflux transporter gives MLQNYTKEFRYNIKLSVPVILGMLGHTFVQLADNIMVGQLGTAELAAVSLGNSFVFIAMSLGIGFSTAITPLVAEADGAGLKENAKSALKHGLLLCTVLGLSLFALILLAKPIMYAMKQPIEVVDLALPYLDLVAFSLVPLIIFQAFKQFSEGLSQTKYPMYATIVANVINIVLNYLLIFGNFGFPEMGIVGAAVGTLISRVFMVFYLWFILKTKEKFKFYVTGFNFAKIEKTVIKKIIELGFPSSLQMFFEVGIFTSAVWLSGVLGKNAQAANQIALNLSSMAFMFGMGLGITAMIRVGNQKGLSNFKELRRIAQSIFLLTFLLEIVFAALFLIGRHWFPSLYLDIDDMTNFADNTEVLIIAAELLLIAAFFQISDGIQVVVLGALRGLQDVKIPTVITFISYWLIGFPVSYYLCLHTDLKSTGIWIGLLTGLTASAIMLYLRFNYLTKKLIAA, from the coding sequence TTGCTACAGAATTACACCAAAGAATTTCGTTATAATATTAAGCTTTCTGTTCCTGTTATTTTAGGAATGTTGGGGCACACCTTTGTGCAATTGGCAGATAATATTATGGTAGGTCAATTGGGAACGGCAGAACTGGCAGCAGTATCTTTAGGTAACAGTTTTGTTTTCATTGCCATGTCTTTAGGTATTGGTTTTTCTACAGCAATTACGCCTTTGGTTGCCGAGGCTGATGGAGCGGGACTTAAAGAAAATGCTAAAAGTGCTTTAAAGCATGGATTACTATTATGTACCGTTTTAGGGTTATCATTATTCGCACTCATTTTATTGGCGAAACCTATCATGTATGCAATGAAGCAGCCTATTGAGGTAGTTGACTTGGCATTGCCATATTTAGATTTGGTGGCTTTCTCATTAGTACCTTTAATAATTTTTCAAGCATTTAAGCAGTTTTCAGAAGGTTTGTCCCAGACCAAATACCCCATGTATGCAACTATCGTTGCTAACGTCATTAATATTGTTTTAAACTATCTGTTGATTTTTGGTAATTTCGGATTTCCAGAAATGGGTATTGTAGGTGCTGCAGTTGGTACTTTGATCTCTAGAGTTTTTATGGTATTTTATCTTTGGTTTATTTTAAAAACGAAAGAAAAATTTAAGTTTTATGTAACCGGATTCAATTTTGCAAAAATTGAAAAAACGGTGATAAAAAAGATTATAGAATTAGGATTTCCTTCTTCTTTACAGATGTTTTTTGAGGTTGGTATTTTTACATCTGCAGTTTGGTTAAGTGGCGTTCTTGGTAAAAATGCACAAGCAGCCAACCAAATAGCACTTAACTTAAGTAGTATGGCCTTTATGTTTGGTATGGGGCTTGGTATTACTGCAATGATTAGGGTTGGCAATCAAAAAGGATTATCAAACTTTAAAGAATTACGACGAATTGCACAGTCTATATTTCTATTGACTTTCTTACTCGAAATTGTATTTGCCGCGCTTTTCTTAATCGGTAGGCATTGGTTTCCGTCGTTATATTTAGATATTGATGACATGACTAATTTTGCCGATAACACAGAGGTATTAATCATTGCTGCAGAACTATTATTGATTGCAGCTTTCTTTCAAATATCAGACGGTATTCAAGTAGTTGTTTTGGGTGCTTTACGTGGGTTGCAAGATGTAAAAATACCTACCGTAATAACGTTTATTTCATATTGGTTAATTGGCTTTCCTGTTAGTTATTATTTATGTCTTCATACAGATTTAAAGAGCACCGGAATTTGGATTGGTTTACTGACGGGGTTAACGGCATCGGCTATTATGTTGTATCTTCGATTTAATTATTTAACTAAAAAATTAATTGCCGCGTAA
- a CDS encoding phosphatase PAP2 family protein yields the protein MLQELLQLDKDLFLYLNGLGTPQWDTFFQFITNKLSAVPLYIFLLILSFQKYGGKKTMVLLVSIALLITVTDQLGNFFKYGVARLRPCHDPEVEPYMRLVKSYCGGKFGYFSAHASNSFAIAVFFGIILKSSIKYLGVFLVLWAALVAFSRVYIGVHFPLDIITGAVIGSLFGWLFVKLFIFALRKFSL from the coding sequence ATGCTTCAAGAGCTTTTACAGTTAGATAAAGACCTTTTTTTATACCTCAACGGTTTGGGTACGCCCCAATGGGATACTTTTTTTCAGTTCATTACTAATAAACTTAGTGCGGTACCTCTTTATATATTTTTACTGATACTTTCGTTTCAGAAATATGGAGGTAAGAAAACCATGGTACTTTTGGTATCTATAGCTCTTTTAATAACGGTTACAGATCAACTAGGTAATTTTTTTAAGTACGGTGTTGCTAGATTACGACCGTGCCATGATCCAGAAGTTGAACCTTATATGCGTTTGGTGAAAAGTTATTGCGGTGGTAAATTTGGTTATTTTTCGGCCCATGCATCAAACTCATTTGCAATAGCTGTATTTTTTGGTATTATTTTAAAGTCTAGTATTAAATATTTAGGGGTGTTTTTAGTACTGTGGGCAGCCTTGGTAGCATTTAGCCGAGTGTATATTGGAGTGCATTTTCCACTTGATATTATTACTGGTGCTGTAATAGGCTCGCTATTCGGCTGGTTGTTTGTAAAGTTATTTATATTTGCACTTCGCAAATTCTCCCTATGA